From Sphaeramia orbicularis chromosome 21, fSphaOr1.1, whole genome shotgun sequence:
CTTCACAGCAAAATGTCTTCGAAGATCCGTGACGGTGACGATAACTTCGAAGGGCAGTGTGCGTTGAAGGAGGAGCTGAATAAAAAGGTAGAGATAACAGAACACGGTGGTGGCTGCTAATGGACGAGCCACAATTGTTAGCTAACTACCACACATGGGTTAAGTCTGTATCGTTTTAAAGATTTCTTTGTATATGTGCACTAACTCATAGCTTGCTTTTAAGATGGACGTTCTTAAGGAAGTTCTAATATCTTCTTAATAGATTTCTTTTTGTGAGGTCAGGGAAGTGACTTATATTGTTAACTTTCAGATTAAGGAGCAGAAGGTTGTTGTCGACGAGCTGTCCAACCTGAAGAAAAACAGGGTGAGTGTGCAGAACCGATTATTGTAAATGTAAGTGGTGGAAGAAGAATTCAAATACCTCGCCTTATCAATATTACGCTGTGTGGAAAAATCCACCATAAGTAAAGGTTCTGCAGTCAAAGTCTcatttaaataaatgaattaaaggtTTATCAAACATACTTGGATGATGATTGTACTGCTATCATTGTACTGGAAAATGTTTCAtgtcagtgtggtagtattatgtgtgatgtttttgATGCATACGACTGCATTtaagtgtatattgtgttttcTCACAATGCATGCTTCTcgttgagctcatttgaactagGCTACTTTATTAAGTTGCTGTAGTTTAATGCACAACATTGCATAATATTGTTTAAGATCATGTGTTTGTTGTGCTGCTGTCCTTTGAGAATCACCTACTTATAAAACAAGATCACAAACACAAACCTGTTTTCCAATTTGTACATTTTCCAGTGAATCGAAGAGTTTTTAGAGTTAACTGAGCTTATGGAGGAGAAGGAGAATTTGAAAATCAATCCATGAGGAAAAGAAGTCATccttgagtttatttatttattttttaatttgtggtTGTTGCAGGACAGGAAAGGGGTgaaaactgtaatctgaaaaTGACCAAATGTTGTCAGAGGAATGtagtttaatatttatttttataagatgTAGTTGAGTGCAAGTATAGCATAGCAGaaaacaaatacaagtacatCAAGTTTGTACTCAATTACTGCACTTCAAAGTACATTATACTAGAATAATGCATTTGTTCATCAAGTTCAGATTGGAAATGTGTGATTTCTTATTGCCTTCTACTTCATCAATCTTCTTTCTtaaaatattgcaatatttcataaCATACATCAAAAAGTTATTGTAATATCCATGTTAGCACACAACATTTGGAATATGTTTGTCTTTTTCAGAAAGTCTACATCCAGCAACGCAAAAGTAACATCTTCTTTCTGGCAGACAGAAGTCAGATGCTGAGTTCATGCAAAAGTAAGCCTCGTGTTATAACCTTGAGTGAAAAATTTAGGTAGCAAAACTGTGCCTGTGCTAAAGGTCCACTGTGTAAGAGGTAGGGGAATGTACTTATAATTTTTGTTAGTGTATATTCaatacagtttttaaaaaatcatgtttCCATTACCTTAGAGCCAAACCTTAGGTGATAATCAGTGTCAAGATGCATTAAGACCCCCTTACTATGTTTGTTTGTGCACCAGATCGAAAATTTAATATCCCCTTTACTAAAAAGCTCAGACCAGACAAAACACTGGTTCTAATGAGGGTCTTTTGCAGTTAGAGTTGCGACAGGAAAGGTGAGGGTGTATTCAGTTGATTGTACTCtgcaccactagatgtcagtaaatatcatacactgaacctttaagatgAACGCAAAAATATGTCATCCATACCTAGGCACCAGATGTATGTCCATGAATGTATacaatatttaataatatttaattttagatttttataaataccaaatttcttatttttctctttatatttcatttttccactctttttttttagtttttctacctgtctttttctttgcacttagttgttgtatgttgctgctgttacctgtgaaatttctccacagtggtataaataaagtcttatcttgtgAAACTCTCTGTGTGCAGAAGAACTGGACAACATGAAGAAGGAAATGCAAGATTTGTGAGGCCTACTGTACAATCCAAGAACCATGTGTGGAATCTTTTGTCTGTTAACTGCATCACCCACTCAATTTGAGTGGAACAAAACAGTGTATGAACATCTGAAAAGAAGAGGGCCAAATTGGAGCCATGATCTCAGTGTTAGGCACTCGGATCTCTGCTGCCAGTGTTTATTCTCTGCTCATGTTCTCCATATGAGAGGCGTATTGACTCCACAGCCAATCGAGGACAGGGCTGGAAACATCTTGCTGTGGAATGGGGAGGTTTTTGGAGGTGTGACTGTGACACCTGAGGAAAATGACACTGCAATTATTTCCCAGCGCCTGATGTCCTGCAGTAGTCCCTCAGAGATCCTGTCATTCCTGTCTTCCATACGGGGACCATGGGCATTTGTTTACTACCAGAAGGATGGCGACTACCTCTGGTTTGGTAGAGACTTTTTTGGAAGGCGAAGTTTGCTGTGGAAGTTTGATGTAGGATTCACCACCTTGACCCTGTCTTCTGTAGCTGCCCATACCTCTGGACCTGATCAGTTTGGTTGGAAAGAAGTTCCAGCAGTTGGTATATACAGAATTGACCTGAAGGCAGTCACAGAGGTAGTTACATTTGAGTTGTATCCTTGGGAAAAAGAAGGCTATGATCTTACCTCCATCTGCAGTGACACTACCCAGGTCCCCAGTGGCTGCTCAGCTGTTTTAAACCAGTCTGGCCTTTTACTTCCCTCACCTGTATCAACTCTGAATACATCTACCCCAGACTCAATAAATGAGACTGAAATTCAGGCAAACCTGCATCCATCTATCAAAGATTTGGAGCAGCTCCTGGCAAGCAGAGAGAAAATCAGTGAGGTGAACAGTCTAGTTGATGTTCTCAGTGAGGCTGTAAGGCGACGTGTTCAGTCTCTGCCTTTTAAAGTAGAAGATTATTCTCTTGACACAGACCAGGCTACTATTGCCATACTTTTCTCAGGAGGCATTGATTCAATGATTCTGGCCGCCTTGGCTGACCGTCACATACCTCCCCACCAACCTATAGATCTTCTTAATGTAGCTTTCAAACTGCAGGAGCCTAAAACAGAGAAGGACTTTGTGAAAAACCccaaaaagcacaaaaataaaatcaccaGACCTGCTCCCCAAACATCCAGCCCCTTTGATGTTCCAGACCGGATCACTGGAAAAGCAGGACTGGAGGAATTACAAGCCCTGAATCCTGACAGAAGATGGAATTTTGTTGAAATCAATGTAACACAGGAGGAGCTACAGAAAATGCGCAGGGAGCGTATCTGTCATTTGGTGTACCCGCTGGACACGGTTCTAGATGACAGCATTGGTTGTGCTGTGTGGTTTGCTGCAAGAGGCACTGGGGTCATCAGGGAGGGTGATCAAAAGAGGCCGTTCATGTCAACAGCAAAGGTGAGCTACATCGAGCGAACTCAACACTGAGCTTCAAAGTATAGGCCTGAAGAACATGTCTTGGATGTCATTGAAACTATTAGACCTTTTCCACCAAATTAGCTTTGGTTCTTGAACTGGTTCCATTCAAGATCTTGGAACTTGGGTGTCATCTAGTGAAGCAACCTGTACTTCTGCCATATGTTAGTGGAACCATTCTAATCAAAGATATGGATCAATGGAGGCAACAGAAAATGatgtttagttaatttttttttgtccttcagAGCAAGGTGGGAGTCATAATAGGCTCTGTCCACAGCcgcactacttcctgaacttcaggtagctCCCTCGTTTCCcatctttcattactggacacactgattaatccaggtgtgcctgctacgTCTTGTTGTTACTACTGTggtcaataatgaaagacaggaaataaaggagctgcctgaagttcaggaagcaATGGGGCTCTGCATGGATTCCATTAGAAGATTCAGAATAGTCCCTTGGCAATTTTACCAGTTTGTTTTGCAAGAGTGCTGATAACATCACTGTACAAACCAAAAGCCCCTGGACATCCCACAGAATGTTTataaaagagattttaaaaaaatcccTTTCATTGGCTTTCATTGTTATTGATATGACACTTCCTGTCTTTCTGTTAAAATAGAATGATCCTTTAAAGATGACCCCCAGGGAATGTGAAAGCATTTCACACTATTTCTTGTTTTCAAGTGAAACCAGCCTTAGCTAACTCCACTTCACTATACAGCTTACTCTTATTTGTGCTACCTTATAGAAATGCCTTAAACTAAGTCTGTGATGAGCAAATTTCCACCAAGCAGATGTGGTGGCAGACCATTGCACATTCCTTTTCCTGGTGTTTTTCATGCTTCTCCAATCTCTGTCTGATCTGTGGAGAGTGACATGCCCACAATAGTTCACACTTGTTCACATGTGGTAACCTAAAATTTTTGTTTCCACAAACTTTCTGGGTTCCAACCCATTTTATTTTTGGTTGAAATGTTGCAGTGTTAGGTGCACAAACTGGAACAAAAGTCTTCTCTCATAAACACACTAATTTGTTTTTCCATCCTGCTGCTTGATGACTGCAGATTATTCTGACTGGAATTGGGGCAGATGAGCAGCTGGCAGGTTACTCCAGACACAGGGTCAGATTCAAGATGTCTGGACATGAGGGTCTGGTTCAGGAACTGGCCATGGAGCTGGGCAGGATCTCCTCCAGAAATTTGGGCAGAGATGACCGAGTGATCGGCGATCACGGAAAAGAAGCCAGGTAGGTGTCGTACAACATACATGAAGAGAATCcaacaaaatgtctttaatggatGATATATTTGGTGTTAAACTACAAACCCCTATTACTTAAGCAACacagttttgtctcatttttgggTGAAATGTAGCTCTGCCCTCCACTGACCTGAACAAACGTCTGATAAGCCACATAATGTTAAGTTCTTATGCATGAACAGTATGTGTAATTAGTGGATATCTACAAAAAACATTCCCCAGTCTCCCCAGAACTGGAGCCATTAATAGAAAAGTAACCAACATTATGAAACTCGGTCTAATGATAGTTCCTTTGGTCCCTGGTCCAGTATGTGACAcgtattatttttgttattcttCAGATTTCCCTACTTGGATGAGGACGTGGTGAACTACTTGAACTCTCTGCCTGTGTGGGTGAAGGCAGATCTGTCGCTTCCTCGAGGTGTTGGGGAGAAACTCCTCCTCAGACTGAGCGCCCGGCAGTTGGGGCTTGGCCAATCAGCTGTCCTGCCCAAGAGAGCCATGCAGTTTGGCTCCCGCATCGCAAAGATGGAAGACAGTCGTGAAAAGGCCTCAGACAAATGTACAAGACTGCTCAGTGCATAGAACCTACTGTTATTGTGAGAAACATGAATCACTTTAATAAAAAAGTCATTATAAAATTACAGTCCAttattgcatatatatatatatatatggagttTCTGATTTGCTGTTACAGATTGTTGTCCAAGACTTAAAAGTTCAGATAACTTTCTTAaattctacataataaaaataatgttttttttacaccatgTAGGACTCAACATCTTGTAGTTTTTCTCTGAAGTAAAGGTCACATTCAGTGTATGAAGGCAAGTTTCCAACGTCAAAACGCCCAGAGATTTGATGAACATAAACTGGtttcctgaaaagaaaaaaaagtttaatgagAGTTTAATGTGAAAGAAATGTTTTACCTGTTAGATGGTATATTCATTTTTAGGGGCCAGGTGCCCTACTGGCATGAGAAAATTACAAATATTTCTGAACAGACACCTGAGAGCTGCCTGTGTCTACAAGGATAATAATGACATTAATTCCTTGAGGCTTGATTCCTAAAGAATTACCTGTGAATCAACCAAGACACAAAGTTTCCAGGGGCATCTTTCTCTTCAATTGATGCATCCTATGGGAATAAAAAGTTAGATGTGTAAGCTGTATTCTTAAGCCATATCCTATAGGAGCTCAGGGTTCTACATTTACCTTCTTTTCCTGTAGGAAGGCATCCAGTAGAGAAAGGCATCTCTTTGACAACATATAGAAACATGGACACTGAGAAATAAATTGAGGTTATCAGTGAAGTATTTGGAAATCTGACAAAATGATCAAAGTGCTGACTTGAAAATTATGGAGGTTCACTGTTCATTTAATATACACAGGACTTATCTTAAGACAAAGCAGCAGAATCAGAACACACTTACTGCTCTTCTGGACTTGGTCTCAGATGGATGAGGTTTCTCCTTCATACACAGCACACGCAGATTACTGTCCACTTCTAGTATGCCGTATTTGCTAGTTTCTATCCAAGGgcagatacaaaaaaaacaatgcatatgAGGATACATTTCCAGTGACCTGTTGTGTAATTTGTGAAGCAAACTGACCATCATCTTTGCACTGGTAGGACAGCAGCAGACAGCTGTCCTCATCCACTGCCTGGACCTCATAGAACCTCTGCTGTACCTGAGTAAGGCTAAAATCTTCTTTGAAGAGGGTGTCACTGTTGAGGACAGACACAGAGCTGTGTGAGGTCTGGACAGAAAACCACTCCCCTTTGACACTGGTTCTATCCATGCAGCTCTTACCCCCCAATAACCATGATGTGGTCTTCTATGTTGAAGTGCTTCACAGCCAGCTGCAGGCAGGTCACAGCACCAAGACGCCCCTACAGCAATGACAACAGGAGCTCacttcagtttattcacatcgaCAGACCTCACATTTTTATGTCCCCTCTGTATCATTATTAGAGTATTATGGccacacaaaaatgcatttacaagaaaaatttaaaaataaaacaagtatGTGTATTTTACAATACATTTGTAATATGTTGAGTCACATTCTGCTGTAAATGGTTCAGCTAAAAATGTAACTACTTGTGATACTTTGACTTTACAGCTTATCGGTATCTCTTAATATTAACAATTTACACATAATTCTATAACTTTAGGAGTTTTTTCCTCTAACTCTTTAACCCTGGTTTCTAACATTATGACTTTTATCACattactttaatctcataaaactgaaatgtaaaaacTGTGTCATATTACGACTGTTTCTCTTAAAATATAACTTTATAGTTAGAACATTTTGCCTTTCCTCCCAATATTACATGATTCTTGTAATACTCTTCTTCTGGAAATATTACTACTTTATTCTCATGatgttgtgacttttttttcccaatacATTTTTACTTCAAGTATTTACTTTATAGAAAGATTTTCCTTTATCCTCcttgtggccctaatactccttcatacaaacactggaaaaaatattgCAATGTTCTTTCCTTAATCTAACATAGCACAGAAATTATATTTTCTTTCTGGGATCTAGTACATCAGATTGTCATGTTCTGATTAGAATATATAAAAAAGTATTTTTGTAGTCAGGTGTTCTGGGGAGTCTGTTTTCAACAGCCAAACCTTGTCTTTTGTAAACAAGTATAGACTTCATTTACATTGTTGCTTTTTGTGTGATCGTTGAGAATCTTGACATTAATGAAATCAGCTGCCCACTCCTCAAATGCAGGACAGTAAAGGGCATTAGTCTGTAGAGTAGAGAACACAAAAATACAGAACTCAGATCAGTTAAGTCAGGGATGATAGTGGGACATGTTCTAGACCTGTACTCAGAGGCACAGCATCTTAAAATAGGTTACCTTAATTTCTAGGTAACATATTTTACAGCCTGTATGTTTTACACTGAAATCTTGTCTTTCAAAATAAACGTCAAGTATAGGTAGATGATGGAATGATGGATGGGAAAAATTTAAACGAAGTTGTAGTTAATTAAGAAGAGTAAACTACAAGTACCTACAACTAATACTTTGGATCAGTACATAACATTTCACAGCAGATTATAAAGCTACATACCACCACATAGATGCAGTCCACGCATCCGGAGGCGGTCAGGGCGTGCACCCAGTGGGATATGAGTGCACGGTGCCCCACCGGCAGCAGCGGCTTGGCGATGCCGGACAGGTGAGCGAACTGCCCGCTGCTATCAGCCTCCACGTCCCTCTGGAGCCTGGTCCCATACCCGGCGGCGAGAATAACAGCTTTCATCGAAACAATGAAGCACGACAGACTACGTCCACTGTCTGTAGAGCTCGTACCCGAACAGCCCTAAACACAATCGCAATCTTCACGCCAATCAGCACATTTCAGTGGCAGGTAAGCCTAACTCCAGGTCCTGCAAAGTTCTATGACGAGCTTCGGCGTGTTCTCGTGAGATCTCCGGAAAGGCCAAAGTCCAGCCAGAGATGATCGAAGCAAAGACGCCAAACTCTGGTGCATTTTTGATAACAGCGTTCGTTCCAAAATGAAGAAgagaaaatgatcaaaaataaagccgttatatattttttcaaagaaTAGAGTCAGAATATTAAGAGagtaaagttgtaatatttcgagagATCTTCGTAATTTTACGGTTGTGAAGTCGTAATTTCATAGCAAAACTCATATAAAAGGAGAATACCAGAACGGTCTTCCGCTTACAATAAATGAGGAATGTCGGACTTCGTCTCAAACTATTCTTTGGTACAGGGTTCCCAAATAAGAGTAAACTCAGTTTTTTTGGACTTGGGTAAAGTCGGAACGATATTGACAAACTTCCGGGATTCTGTGGTAATcgactttgccccccccccccccacacacacacatttttattattattattttttttttaaccaatttttACTTGTAGAACTCCAGTCTTTTATCTTGTAGCATTATCAAAATGACCCCAATTCTCCTCCATTCgaaggaaaacacaaaactgTTGTTGCAGGTTTTTGGGGATCTTCTCATGACAAACTTGACTACAAAATTTAAAGTTTCCTGGGTCTTGGTTCATGTTGAAAGCTCAAAAATAATCTGAGAGCGACACCTAGTGGAGATCCCGTATGTACTCAGGTGAGTGTGCTGGTAGTTCTTAGTATTACCCTactgcaggggtcagcaaccctggtcctagagagccactgttctgcatgttttagatgtttccctcttccagcacacctgacggtcgttatcaggcttctgcagagcttaatgataggcttatcatttcaatcagctgtgttggaagagggatacatctaaaacatgcaggatagtggctctctaggaccagggttgctgacccctgccctAGTGCTAAAAACCAAATATAAAAGATGCCACATTCACAAcaaacattttttgtcttttctgtgaATTTATGAGTAGGTAATAACAAGGCTTTCCACACATTTCATATAATTATCTGTGTTGTGACTTAAAATATTTTCTCTAGGTTTGGGAAGAGGACTTCAGTGATTGGCTGGTTCACATCATTTTGAAACATTACGATGtgtacaaaaaacagaaaacctaGAGCAGATAATAAACACATCTGAAACTATTTGATGCTCTCCACATTGATAATGCATTATTTTGGCTTGAAATGACTTGTGAGCTGTGCCAAAGCCGTGCAAGaaaaccctgtaaaaaaaaaaaaatagtccatTACATGATGTAACCTTAACCTAGAAAGCAGTGGAACAAATCAGAGCTGACAACCAAACAGAcagaagttttttgtttttattttttttatttacgagTCATCTCCACATGAAGGCATAAGAAATGCTTTCGTATACATCTTTTTTCCCTAAAAATGTTTCCTACTAATACAAAAGACTTTTCTGAcgtaaaatatgaaaacaaaggtAGGATGTTTGCACGTCTAGACATGTTAATTTATTTTGAGTGCATTTGCTATTCTGCATCTTCACTTCCACTTCCTGCCTCAGGCCCTGTGGGTTCAGCCTCATCATCTTTTCCTGGCTCATGGTGGTCTGAAGCTTCTGGCTGAAATTCCTCCATTGGTTCGTCACATGGCTCTGGTTGAGGTGAGGGTGTGTCTGGTTCTCTTGTCGAATCCTCCTGAAGAAAATCAGACAAAAAGGATGTAACATACAGACGATGTCAGGTAAAAATGAAGAACTCCCTCTTTGTGATGGGGagcataaaataattttagttttaattttagaaATGAAGAGTTGAGTAGAGAAGTGGACTGGGATGGAAGAAATGGACTGGAGAGGCTTTGAGTTGACATTTCAGATGTCATCTTGGCTTTTTGGAACCAGAGGAGACCGTATTTGGACTAAAAGGATCTGTAAGTATTGCATAATAGTAACTTCATTTCATTTCTAAGCATATAAATTAGCCAGCTAGCTGACAGCCCATATAATGCAATACAGAATGAAGGCTAGCATCAGCTAACACTGAAGTATAATTCATGTAAGATAACAGGCTGACTTTTGTAATAAAGGATGAGTAAACTTCATACAACAGTTACAATTTCCttaataacttcttaaccacaAAAGCTATGAGAAGGTATGCTGTCTTCAATGAGCAGAAGCTAAAAATATCAAAACCTTCCaatccttcctttttcttttcagtcAAATGCAGTTATTTGGCCTCAGTCTCATGCAGTGGATGGTGTTCCTTGATTCACATATGTCTTATACAGATCCAGAACACCATCTTAACTAGTGTATGTATCATATGCTTATTTCCCAAGGGAtgaatactg
This genomic window contains:
- the LOC115412211 gene encoding uncharacterized protein LOC115412211 isoform X2, whose protein sequence is MKAVILAAGYGTRLQRDVEADSSGQFAHLSGIAKPLLPVGHRALISHWVHALTASGCVDCIYVVGRLGAVTCLQLAVKHFNIEDHIMVIGGDTLFKEDFSLTQVQQRFYEVQAVDEDSCLLLSYQCKDDETSKYGILEVDSNLRVLCMKEKPHPSETKSRRACPCFYMLSKRCLSLLDAFLQEKKDASIEEKDAPGNFVSWLIHRKPVYVHQISGRFDVGNLPSYTECDLYFREKLQDVESYMV
- the LOC115412211 gene encoding uncharacterized protein LOC115412211 isoform X1 — protein: MKAVILAAGYGTRLQRDVEADSSGQFAHLSGIAKPLLPVGHRALISHWVHALTASGCVDCIYVVTNALYCPAFEEWAADFINVKILNDHTKSNNGRLGAVTCLQLAVKHFNIEDHIMVIGGDTLFKEDFSLTQVQQRFYEVQAVDEDSCLLLSYQCKDDETSKYGILEVDSNLRVLCMKEKPHPSETKSRRACPCFYMLSKRCLSLLDAFLQEKKDASIEEKDAPGNFVSWLIHRKPVYVHQISGRFDVGNLPSYTECDLYFREKLQDVESYMV
- the asdurf gene encoding ASDURF protein, whose protein sequence is MSSKIRDGDDNFEGQCALKEELNKKIKEQKVVVDELSNLKKNRKVYIQQRKSNIFFLADRSQMLSSCKKELDNMKKEMQDL
- the asnsd1 gene encoding asparagine synthetase domain-containing protein 1; the protein is MCGIFCLLTASPTQFEWNKTVYEHLKRRGPNWSHDLSVRHSDLCCQCLFSAHVLHMRGVLTPQPIEDRAGNILLWNGEVFGGVTVTPEENDTAIISQRLMSCSSPSEILSFLSSIRGPWAFVYYQKDGDYLWFGRDFFGRRSLLWKFDVGFTTLTLSSVAAHTSGPDQFGWKEVPAVGIYRIDLKAVTEVVTFELYPWEKEGYDLTSICSDTTQVPSGCSAVLNQSGLLLPSPVSTLNTSTPDSINETEIQANLHPSIKDLEQLLASREKISEVNSLVDVLSEAVRRRVQSLPFKVEDYSLDTDQATIAILFSGGIDSMILAALADRHIPPHQPIDLLNVAFKLQEPKTEKDFVKNPKKHKNKITRPAPQTSSPFDVPDRITGKAGLEELQALNPDRRWNFVEINVTQEELQKMRRERICHLVYPLDTVLDDSIGCAVWFAARGTGVIREGDQKRPFMSTAKIILTGIGADEQLAGYSRHRVRFKMSGHEGLVQELAMELGRISSRNLGRDDRVIGDHGKEARFPYLDEDVVNYLNSLPVWVKADLSLPRGVGEKLLLRLSARQLGLGQSAVLPKRAMQFGSRIAKMEDSREKASDKCTRLLSA